A single region of the Brachypodium distachyon strain Bd21 chromosome 3, Brachypodium_distachyon_v3.0, whole genome shotgun sequence genome encodes:
- the LOC100834029 gene encoding uncharacterized protein LOC100834029, whose protein sequence is MALASTTASRLISRRLPPPSPPPAAAPYAAALRGGACWARPRGYLSVRWEARPKALMGGLSDADDDDEEVDGRGVLSGAPSLQQDVFELAVASSSGPERWDVLGLGQAMVDFSGMVDDEFLERLGIEKGTRTLVNHEERGRVLRAMDGCTYKAAAGGSLSNSLVALSRLGSSQITSYPELRIAMAGSVGSDPLGSFYRQKLQRANVQFLSKPVKDGTTGTVIVLTTPDAQRTMLAYQGTSSTLAYDSDLADTVSKSNILVVEGYLFEFAHTIEAIKQACEDAKKNGALIAVSASDVSCIKRCHSDFWDIVGNYADILFANANEARAFCELTSEESTMSAARYLSHSIPLVSVTDGNHGSYIGVKGEAIYIPPPSCIPVDTCGAGDAYASGILYGIVRGASDLKGIGLLAARVAAVVVGQQGTRLRVKDADRLAELFESHLDNLEVCSDAETDQVSNF, encoded by the exons ATGGCGctcgcctccaccaccgcctcccgcctcatcagccgccgcctcccgcctccttctcctccccccgccgccgcaccctaCGCCGCCGCGCTGCGAGGAGGAGCCTGCTGGGCAAGGCCGCGCGGGTACCTGTCGGTGCGCTGGGAGGCCAGGCCAAAGGCTCTCATGGGGGGGTTgtccgacgccgacgacgatgacgaggaggtGGACGGCCGTGGCGTGCTGAGCGGGGCCCCGTCGCTGCAGCAGGACGTCTTCGAACTCGCCgtcgcttcctcctccgggcCCGAGCGCTGGGACGTgctcggcctcggccaggccaTG GTTGACTTCTCTGGCATGGTGGATGATGAATTCCTCGAGAGATTGGGCATAGAGAAGGGTACGAGGACACTTGTGAACCATGAGGAGAGAGGACGGGTCTTGCGTGCCATGGATGGTTGCACCTACAAGGCTGCCGCGGGAGGCTCACTGTCTAACTCACTTGTGGCTCTCTCTAGGCTTGGTAGTAGTCAGATCACTAGTTACCCGGAGCTTAGAATTGCAATGGCTGGCAGTGTGGGCAGCGATCCGCTTGGTAGTTTCTACAG GCAAAAACTGCAGCGTGCTAATGTGCAATTCTTGTCCAAGCCAGTCAAGGATGGGACTACCGGGACTGTGATTGTTCTAACAACTCCAGATGCGCAGCGTACTATGCTTGCATACCAG GGTACCTCTTCAACTTTGGCTTATGATTCAGACTTGGCTGATACAGTATCCAAGTCAAATATACTAGTTGTGGAAGGCTACCTATTTGAGTTTGCTCACACGATTGAAGCCATCAAGCAGGCTTGTGAAGATGCTAAGAAGAATGGTGCACTTATTGCTGTTTCGGCATCAGATGTGTCATGCATAAAGCGCTGCCACAGTGATTTTTG GGATATCGTAGGAAACTATGCAGACATATTATTCGCCAATGCCAACGAAGCAAGGGCTTTCTGCGAGCTAACCTCGGAAGAGAGCACCATGTCAGCAGCGAGATACTTAAGCCATTCCATTCCTCTGGTATCCGTTACAGATGGTAATCACGGCTCCTACATTGGGGTGAAAGGTGAAGCAATATACATCCCACCACCGTCGTGTATACCTGTTGATACCTGTGGAGCTGGTGATGCATATGCTTCAGGGATTCTGTACGGTATTGTACGAGGAGCGTCCGACTTGAAGGGCATTGGCCTCCTGGCTGCACGTGTAGCTGCTGTTGTAGTTGGGCAGCAAGGCACGCGCCTACGAGTTAAGGATGCCGACAGATTGGCTGAGTTGTTTGAGTCCCACCTTGATAACTTGGAGGTTTGTTCAGATGCTGAAACAGATCAGGTTTCAAACttctga